One segment of Microbacterium arborescens DNA contains the following:
- a CDS encoding helix-turn-helix domain-containing protein, with the protein MHTVACVVQPGFAPFEFGLACEAFGLDRSDEGIPNFDFRVVTPDPGVVPANLAFSLNVDAGLEFADEADLVIITPIPRESWDAVDERVTAVVCRAVERGAWVLTVCSGAFVVAASGVLDGKRATTHWRYAETMARMYPRIEVDPDVLYVQSDRIITSAGTAAGLDACLHLLRIELGAEAANTIARRMVVPPLRDGGQAQFIARPLPEASSLSLAPITDWMIANLDLDLSVDLLASRAHMSPRTFARRFKADYGTTPAAWLGRQRILRAQRLLEQTDLGLDQIAADSGFGSASVLRQNFARALGVSPSAYRARFACTPEAASVAGVAPEAVAS; encoded by the coding sequence ATGCACACGGTCGCCTGCGTCGTCCAGCCCGGATTCGCGCCATTCGAGTTCGGCCTCGCGTGCGAGGCGTTCGGCCTCGACCGATCCGACGAGGGCATCCCGAACTTCGATTTCCGTGTCGTGACGCCCGATCCCGGCGTGGTTCCGGCCAACCTCGCGTTCTCGCTCAACGTCGACGCGGGCCTCGAGTTCGCCGACGAGGCCGACCTGGTGATCATCACACCCATCCCGCGCGAGAGTTGGGATGCCGTCGACGAGCGGGTGACGGCCGTGGTGTGTCGCGCAGTCGAGCGCGGCGCCTGGGTGCTCACCGTCTGCAGTGGAGCCTTCGTGGTGGCGGCATCCGGTGTGCTCGACGGCAAGCGCGCGACGACCCACTGGCGCTACGCCGAGACGATGGCACGCATGTACCCGCGCATCGAGGTCGATCCCGACGTGCTGTACGTCCAGTCGGACCGGATCATCACCTCGGCGGGCACGGCGGCCGGCCTCGACGCCTGCCTGCACCTGCTGCGCATCGAGCTCGGCGCCGAGGCGGCGAACACCATCGCCCGACGGATGGTGGTTCCGCCCCTCCGCGACGGCGGACAGGCCCAGTTCATCGCCCGTCCCCTTCCCGAGGCGTCGTCGCTGTCGCTCGCGCCGATCACCGACTGGATGATCGCGAATCTCGACCTCGATCTGTCCGTCGATCTGCTCGCCTCGCGCGCGCACATGTCGCCGCGGACGTTCGCCCGACGATTCAAGGCCGACTACGGGACGACCCCGGCGGCGTGGCTCGGGCGGCAGCGGATCCTGCGCGCGCAGCGATTGCTCGAGCAGACCGATCTCGGCCTCGATCAGATCGCGGCCGACAGCGGCTTCGGTTCCGCGTCCGTCCTGCGGCAGAACTTCGCCCGCGCCCTGGGGGTGAGCCCATCGGCATACCGCGCTCGCTTCGCCTGCACGCCCGAGGCCGCTTCGGTGGCCGGTGTCGCGCCGGAGGCCGTAGCGTCCTGA